In Papaver somniferum cultivar HN1 chromosome 9, ASM357369v1, whole genome shotgun sequence, the genomic stretch TTGCCAAGGCAACCAAGGCGGGAACTTGGTTGAACTAAAAGTACCGCTACAATCCCACTTCAGAGAATTTCTTCAATTTTTGGTTCAGAACCAATACCACTTTGCTTGTACATCTTAGCAATGATTGGATTGCATACACACTTTAACTCCTCCATCTTGTTTGTGGTATCGTCAATGTCAGCTAGTTCATGGCTATCTAACCACTGAATGGCATTGCTGACTGCATCTGAAATCTTCTTCTTATCATGGTATTCCTCTAGCTTCCCACTGGCATTATAAATTGTGTTCCTCATGCTGTACGCATATTTCTCAAAGGCGTTCCTTGACTCCACCTTGTTTCTGTGTTCGTCATCTTCTGACTTGTATTTGAGAGCCTCTCGGACCAACCTGTCAATCTCAGCCTTGGATAACCTCCCCTTTTCATTTGTGATGGTGATCATATTTTTATTCCCTGTTGACTTGTCCACGGCAGACACATTTAAAATACCATTTGCATCCAAATCAAAACATACACTCAAGTTAGCAACGCCACGAGGTGCTGGAGGAATACCTTCTAACACGAACTCACCCAGCAAGTTATTGTCACTGCTTCGAGTTCTCTCACCCTCATACACCGGAAACGATACACTAGTTTGTTCGTCGAAGACAGTAGTAAAGCCCTTTTCCATCTTGGTGGGAATGGTTGTGTTCCTTGGGATGAATATATTCATAATACCTGAATCTtcatcaacaccaagagaaagaggGGTTACATCTAAAAGCACCAGGTCCTTCACCTTCTCATCACCCTCACCACTCAAAATAGCAGCTTGCACTGCAGCACCATAAGCCACAGCCTCATCAGGGTTAATGCTCTTGCAGAGCTCCTTCCCGTTGAAGAAATCCTGCAGTAAAGACTGAATCATTGGAATTCTAGTGGACCCACCAACCAGGACAACTTCGTGAATGGTGCTCTTATCCATCTTAGCATCCGTCGAACATTTCTCAACAGGTTCCATACAGTTTGTGAACAAGTCCATGTTCAACTCTTCAAATTTAGCACGAGTGATGGATGCATGAAAATCAACTCCTTTATACAAAGCATCAATCTCAACGGCTGTGTCGGTTGTAAATGAGAGGTTCCTCTTTGCCCTCTCACACGCTGTTCTCAGCCTCCTAAGAGCTCTTGGGTTTCCACTAATGTCTTCCTTGTGCTTCTTCTGGAATGCTTGAACAAAGTGATTCAACATCCTGTTATCAAAATCCTCTCCTCCAAGATGGGTATCTCCAGATGTAGCCTTCACTTCAAAGTTACCCTTGTTAATGGTGAGTAGAGAGACATCAAAAGTACCACCACCAAGATCAAAGATGAGAACATTCTTCAAGTCCATACTAGTCGCCTTCTTATCAAGACCATAAGCAATAGCAGCTGCTGTTGGTTCACTGATAATTCGCAGTACATTAAGGCCAGCAATGGTACCAGCATCCCTGGTAGCATGACGCTGTGAATCGTTAAAGTAAGCAGGGACTGTAATAACAGCATCCTTAACACTTGAACTGATATAAGCTTCTGCAGTTTCTCTCATTTTAAGAAGAACCATGGCTGAAATTTCCTCAGCTGAGAGCTGTATATCTTTGCCCTTGTAAGTGACTTCAACCATAGGTTTCTCGTCTACGCCAGCAACAACTTTGAACGGCCATAGCTTGATATCACTCTGAACGAAGCGATCACTCATTTTCCTACCAATCAAACATTTCACATCTGCAATACAGAAGACAGACTCATAAACGATAAAGAGTGCGATTGTTATTTGCATAAAACAAAAGCAGTTCATCAAATTGATGAGATTTCAGTACATCCTAAAACCACACAATAACGCCTGGAAGAATGTTCGCAGATAATGATAATCTGGTAATCCTATGTCTCAAGTGCAACCATTGTGATTTAAGGCCAGCGTTACCATGAATTTTAGATATCAAAATTTACGGAAATTTTGCAGCTAACCACAGCATATAACAAGTGAGGCGTATAACCAAAATCAAAGAACAATAGCATTGCAGGATACTAGACAAGTAATGATGAACAATAAGCTACGACTAAGACATGAAATTAGACATAATGTTGAAAAGGGTTTACCAAAAAGCTGTCCAACAACAAGGCTTCAAAATTAAAAATGTTGAAAAGGGCCGAAGACTGTGTTGGATGGATTAGCAGCAACTTGATTCTTAGCAGCTTCACCAATCAGCCGTTCCTCAGCCTTGAAAGCAACATATGAAGGAGTGGTACGATTTCCTTGATCATTAGCAATAATCTCAATATGATTATGTTGCCACATCGCTACACATGAATATGTTGTACCCAAATCTATTCCTATTGATGTTCCAACCATTTTGTAACTCAAAATGTTAAAACCCTAGTTTCAAACCAATTGAGCTAAACCCTAGTTTCAAATAGCGATGATTTTTGCTATTGTAAAAGGGAAAAATGAGTCTCTTAGTGAAGAAACCAGCAGAGGAAGACAAGGCGAAGAAGTATGACAAAAAAAGCGACTCCTAGGAGATTTTGTTGTCAAGGCCGGACTTACTGGTCCAAATGGTGTTTGGGGTGCTGGATTTATAAATGAAGGTGCTCGTATGTACACATTTtagtttggataccagaagcaaAACAATTTTGTCCGATCGGAAGTACAAACAATTTGCTAAACGGTGTTTGGATATATTTTGAGAAGTCACTTTTGGATTTTAAAAGCCAGACACTAAAAATTAGAATAACTTTTAGAAGCGGAAAAACCTACTCTTTCTGAAGAAatattttttctgcatttgtcttTGGGAATCGACTTCTACTTCTAGAGAAGTAGAAGCACTTTTCTAAAAATAGCCGAACATTtattaaaattgatttttttgcCTCTAAAAATCGGCCATAAATTATATTCTAACTTCAGGCTTTACACGAAAAATCACTTCTTTTAGAAATGATATTTGCCCACAACCTCACTTTAACTCCTAGGGTGATGGTGAGTTGAAACTAACCAGGTTGGTGGACCTACGCcaatacatttttatttttttttaaaactaaagaTTAATTGGAGGATCTGATTATTTAAGTTTTACAAATCTAAACTTAATTTTTCTATCATCAAATGCAAGAGAATCGTTTTATTTTTCCAAATATAGTTTTGATATGGTAATAATCTTTACCATCTATTCGTTTGTTTCTGATGGTGGGCCAAACAAAAGTCAAAAACGTtaatgtaacaccctgtgtttttaacATGGCGCATGttcaaagatgcgccatggcctgagatgaagcttcatccaaaactTTCGTATTGTagtaaaaggaacattggcctagGCTAATACGCTGCCAAAAATGGCATATTGCGTGGGCATATTGGTTAAGGCCAATATGACACCAAGAGAGTGTAAGTTGTAAGGTATATAGGCCAAAGGACAATCTCGCATCAAAGGATGCATTAGGCCAATTAGGTAGATGGCCTTGAGAAAAGTTAGTGCTAACATAGCACACTACCATGTCATTGGCCTTGGGCCAATATCGCATCACTATGTTGCACCATGCCAGAGCAGGTTGGTCTTGCCAATGTGCatccatcacggctggacattggagtggcataTGGGACGAAGCCGGAAATACAACCATCACGTCTCTTCAGTGGACCCGGCTTAGGAAATGTTCATCCATCATGTCTAGACATTGGAACTAGCCCATGAGCCaaaactgaatgtacaaccatcacgaccATACATTGCAGCTGGCCAGGGTAGTAATGTGCAGCCATCACGGCCTTGGGACTTGGTGAAGTCATTTTTCTCCCctaatctaagttgtaaaaatgtctttaaaacatatatagggagggtagTTGGCTTAGCGTATCACCGAAGTACATAAACTTAATCAAGGATATGTACGAGGGCGCAGTTACCGGTGTCCAGACGAGCGGCGAAGTCTCGAGCGCTTTCTCGATCAAGATAGGGCTACAGCAGGGATCAGCATTGAGCCCATAATTTTTGCTCTAGTGATAGATCAAGTTACGAGGGACATCCAGTGTGAGATCCCCTGGTTTATGCTCTTCGCGGACGATGTGGCGCTTATCGACGAGTCAAAGAAAGAGGTAGAGGAAAAGCTAGAGCTGTGGTGCAGACTCTAGAATCGAAGGGCTTCAAACTTAGTAGGGCCAAGACTAAGTATTTGAGGTGCGATTTCAGCGACTCCGGGGCAGATAAGGGGGACATTCTGCTAGATGGACAAATTGTACCAAGGAAAGATTCCTTTCGCTATTTAAGATCGATGATCCAAAGTGATGGAGGAATCGAGGAGGATTTTCGACATCGAGCTCTAACCGTCTGGGAGAAATGGCGTCTGGCATCTGACGTCCTTTGCGATCGCAAAGTTCCATTaaaccttaaaggtaagttttacaAATCGGCGATTAGGCCTGCAATGTTGTATGGTGCGGAATGCTGGGCGTCGAGTAGTCGGGACATATTTTTGAGGTGGGCATGCTGGCATACGAGACATGGTCGGATCAGGAATGAGAAAGTACGTAAGAAACTTGTGGTAGCACCAATCGAGGAGATGCTCACCCATCATCGGTTGCTTAGGTTTGGGCATCTACAACGAATACCGCATGATGCATCAGTTCGAGTAGGTCGCATCAGGCGCGCTGAAGGAAGGATAAAACGCAAAGGCCGACCGAAGCTGGCATGGGACGAGCCCGTAAAGCGGGACATGACCAAGCAAAACTTATTACAGGAGCAAGCGCTAGAAGGACAGACATGTAGAGCGGCGATCCACGTGGAAGAGGTAGGATTTCTGTACTTAGACTGACGACCCCCCTCTTTCTCTTGTTAATATCTCTGCACCTCAATAAGAGAACACGTAAATGCAACCTTGCAGATTGTGTGTGTGTGGtggtgtgtgtggggggggggggggggggggggggggggggggggggttcccCCTGTAGCGCTGCAGTTGGCAAGATTGTGAAGGGGAATCCCCGTAGCTTTAGCAACATGGGTAGGGTGTGATTATATCCACATTAATGGTCAATAATTTGTATTCCCATAAACACCGTAATTCTTCATCTGGTCCCCAAAACAAAAACGAACGTGGAGCGGGTAGCGTCAAGTATTTTCCTGCCATAGTGCGGATTGTGCAAGGCTCTGACAGACCGCCGTAAAAACTATGTTATAAATTTATGAGATAATCTCTAGCCTACCCGGTACTTTCTACTGGAAAAAGGCTTTGGTATTGGTTTTGGTttgggtagttggttgaaggtgcatatgcagaccATGCGCCAAGTAAGCTTTATaacttagccgaaagagtatgaATGATGCTTATGCCTCATTTGTAGCTGCATAGCCTTGCCAATAGAGAATGTTAAGCATGTGCATCATTATGCCATGTCGTGGGACaaatatgcatcacttggatgcattttgacggaacgacttacacggactaggccattattgcttggccacagcATTGCAAACGAGTTTGCTTAAGCTTCTGTatcttcgaggatgaactatggtctgtgcttgaaccctttagagtagggaagtgtacgtaggcatccgcaatgacTTGAAGCATTGCCGGTcaagcactttgtcgctcatatcatctaatttagagatgattgtcgctggtctctcgaatgcatttagcgtatgcactaagccttttaaaccactaagtgtccctagtggacgagttgaagtctcgtgaaggtttgcttagaacgtacctacaaagttctaggtcaaaatataagctcagattctatcaaatgtgacatgtgcaaaacagtttaagctcacatcaaaatggagatgtcaatctagctatcaaaggcacaatcctagcactgataacaaaaaaagacatgtgataagagtgtaaagtgtatctacacatgtgtaaagaaagatttgaagttatgactactaatcaccaagagatagtttctcaggctacgaaccaaggtcgaaatctagctagctgtccggactttacgagaattgtgaatgagttggaggtatttcacaattactcgcgttgtacatcaatgacatacaccctccttgcttattacaatgaaacaacaaaatgactatttgcatgactcttatttacattgactactctctttttatttttggaacaagagagaatggaattgataaatacttgatttttttgtatttttctgagatttttttctgaatatatacatcgttttttttttttttttttttttttttttttttttttttttttttttgaacaaggaaacacttttgatacataacaaaaggaaacaaaagattacatgacactttgcaagaggtagccctttttgatgcacccagttaaattcgatggttgtctttcttaatgtaacctccaccttctatcccaaccaaccaaagaacaagctagtcaagtttcgttcagtattctaaagtgattggcaatcgtaacttcctatcaaacaccttgaagatcgaggccatacatgtattggtagatcgtgcgcgtgcaaatttcttatcactatgtgaattgtgctagaatcagggtgcctaaatatctagactaagactcctaataaaaatacatatttgcacaagagtcaacatttcaaggtaaatgagctccatttttatgattttttaattttttaattttttttttttatttttcaatttttttttttttttttttttttttcaattttcaaaaagaagaaggagttcgttttcaattatggcaaattatcatggtatctactctatacccccaaacctaaactaaacattgtcctcaatgtttcaaaatatggaaagaattaaaatgcaacatatggaaagggacatgctgagtagagtaaaaggagagagaatacccgatttcggcgaaagcagaattaaaactccgttattcaaggcaaaaatccaacatatttcagccgagatcatattggattagcaaaatatatacaaaaggaacaaaagggtttttaagaaattttatctactggattatatacaaaaaattcaccatacactaacaatctaaagagttgaggatcaacccaaaagacaaagtgtagaggtttcaacagcttcacaaatATAAAGgaaaacgcaagtgaaactgtgaaacaaaatgagctacccccaaacctggatttttcaacggataaaattttggaaacaaaatctcgcagttttgggggttcatcatgtacaaggtctagct encodes the following:
- the LOC113309074 gene encoding heat shock cognate 70 kDa protein 2-like codes for the protein MSDRFVQSDIKLWPFKVVAGVDEKPMVEVTYKGKDIQLSAEEISAMVLLKMRETAEAYISSSVKDAVITVPAYFNDSQRHATRDAGTIAGLNVLRIISEPTAAAIAYGLDKKATSMDLKNVLIFDLGGGTFDVSLLTINKGNFEVKATSGDTHLGGEDFDNRMLNHFVQAFQKKHKEDISGNPRALRRLRTACERAKRNLSFTTDTAVEIDALYKGVDFHASITRAKFEELNMDLFTNCMEPVEKCSTDAKMDKSTIHEVVLVGGSTRIPMIQSLLQDFFNGKELCKSINPDEAVAYGAAVQAAILSGEGDEKVKDLVLLDVTPLSLGVDEDSGIMNIFIPRNTTIPTKMEKGFTTVFDEQTSVSFPVYEGERTRSSDNNLLGEFVLEGIPPAPRGVANLSVCFDLDANGILNVSAVDKSTGNKNMITITNEKGRLSKAEIDRLVREALKYKSEDDEHRNKVESRNAFEKYAYSMRNTIYNASGKLEEYHDKKKISDAVSNAIQWLDSHELADIDDTTNKMEELKCVCNPIIAKMYKQSGIGSEPKIEEIL